In Segatella copri, the DNA window ATCAATACAGGCTTATTATCGTAGCCGTTCATCTTGTTTGTCACTATTGTCGTTCCAAATAACCTCTGGTTCATGTACAGTTTGCAATGGTACTTTAACAATAGAGTCAGAAGCCACTTTCTCATAGTCATTTGGTGAGTGATTGGTTTGCTCTACAAAGGTTTTCTTCTTGGAGAGACAGGCATGACGGAGCTTACTTTGTTCTACACTCTTGAATGGTGGCAGTAGGCATTTCGTAACAGTGTCAAAGACGTTATCCAAGATTCTAAGACAATTGGTTGCAAGCCTAAGTAATGCGATATGCGCTTGCGTATCTTGTCTGCTTTCAGATTATGTAAACCATGTTCACATTGCCCATTGTCTGCAACTCATTGACTGTGATACATGAAGTGGTGCGATTAAAATTATCGAAAAAAGCAACTGTGGAATAATATTTTTTAAGATAATAGTTTGCTCTAATCCAATATAAATCTGTATCTTTGCAACCAGATAAGCGTTCTGTAACACAAGAAACGGAAGAGACTGAGAAACAATGCATTGCATTTGTTTCCAGAATCTTACAAAAAAGGCTAAAAAGGAGCGGTACAACTTCATCGCTAACAGGCTGAGAATAAGCACATTACATTTGTTATTCATTTTCTCTGCACTTGTAAAAAGGGTAGTTGTACCGTTTAAAAGATAAAAGCTTAACTATCAGCAACATCCACATGTTGCATCGGAAAGTAACCCCCTGGACAGCTCTAAAACGAACATTTTTATAACTGCTTGCAAGCCACCTACTTAGGTGGCTTTTTTCGTCTTAACACATTCCATTTGTAATTTGCTGAAACCAATATTTTGGTGTATTTTTGGCTCAAATTTCATTCGTGGCCCTCAATTCTGTGATCAAATGGAAAGCCAAAATTCTATTTTTGGACACTAATTGCAAAATCTGCAAACCTTTCCAGTGACCGACATTTCTCATGTTGGACACCATCATGAAAATTGCTGCAAAAACGTGAAAATTGCTGCAAAAGAATTAGGGGGACTCATAGGGTACTAAATAGCAAACAAAAATGAGGATTTTAAGAAAATGTGAGGTATGTGGTGAAGAGTTCATTGCTACCAAAATCACAAATAAGTATTGCTCCAAGAGGTGTGCTCGTGTTGTGCATCGGAAGAAAGAAGCCGAGAAAAAGAAAAAAGCAAGAGAAAGTAAGAAGGACGATGCTCAGAATTTGCAAAGTCTGGAAATCGCTTCTCGACCTTTCTTGACACCTTCAGATGTCGCATTTCTTCTTGGTGTTAGTGTTACTACTGTGTATCGATGCTTTTACTCTGGAACACTCAAAGCTGTCAGACTACGACGTAAGACATATGTTCGTCGTGAAGATCTTGATAAGTACTTTGAGGAAGCTGGTGCATACAAGAAGAAAAGCTATAAACGCAAAGATGACCAGGAGTATTATACTTTGCGTGAAATCATGGAGAAATATAATATCGGTCGCAAGGCCGTATGGGGACGCTGTGACCGTTTGGGTATTCCAAAAGTCTATGTAGGACGTAACACCTTCTTCAGTAAAAAGGCAGTTGATGCAAAGTTTGCAGACCTTCTTGAAGAAATCGATCTCGACAACTACTATACAATGGATCAGGTGATGGAGATGTATGGTATGACTCGAACTAACGCTATGAGTTTTGTAACCTATCACAAGGTACCAAGGGTAAACAGAAATGGTAAAGCCTATTACTCAAAGATACATATCGATAGTATCAAGCAAAAAGGCAATGAGGTAGATCCGGACTGGTACACTTACGAAGAGATTTCAGAAAAGTATGGCTTAACAAAGGATCAGATTAGCTACACTCTTAAAAATTATGATGTAAGGACAGAGAAGCGAGGTAAGTTCACGATGATCTATAGAACCGACTTCGACAAGATTACTCAACAGCGAATGGGCAACACCAAGAAAGTGGAGAACCTGGATGGAACAGAACGTGTCATCTTCCAACCAAAAGCACAGGAGCGAGCATGTCCTCCTACTCCAGAAGGATATTACTCAACTGAGGAAGTGGCAGAAATGTTCAAGATTACCATCAAGCATGTCGGTGTGATGACCAGAGAGAACAAAACTCCTAAAATAGCTCTTAAAAATTTCAACTTCTATGAGAAGAAGGCCATTGACATCCTGTATAATCAAAAGCATAAGTATGCGGATATAAATGACTGGATCACTCCTGAAGAGATGAGAGATACCTACAAGATGACGCATGACGCAGTACGTTCATTCATCCACAGGCATAAGATACCTTCAAAAGTTGAATATGGAGTAACCTACTATTCAAAGCAGCACATCCAGGCGCTGAAGACTGGATATTTCGAAGGGAGAGAACGCTACTATTCCGTAGAAGAAGCAATGAAGAAGTATGGAATGACAAAGGATATTGTTCAGTATTACGTCAAGCATTACAAAGTCACTAAAGTAAAGAAGGGGCAATTCATGTTCTTTAGAAAAGAAGAATTCGACAGACTCATGGAAAAACGTTTCAAAAATGATGATTTGAAAACAGATTATACTGAATAGTATGATTTACTTTCTCTTTACTGCTGTCAATGTAGTATTATTTAAGAATTTTGCAAACGAATTTTATTAATACAAAAATCAGATATATTATGCAAGTATGTAAAACCGTTAAGCTCCGTATGCGTGACAGACGCAACGGAACAAAGTCACTTTTCCTGGACTTCTGGCCAGGATATAGAGACCCGGAGACGATGGAGTTGATACGCCGTCGCTCACTTGGCATGTACATTTATGCCGATCCTGCCAACAAGCAGCAGAAGCTCTACAACGACAAGATTCTCGCTAAGGCAGAAGCTATTCGTTGTAAGGTGTACATTGATGTTCTTGATGAGAAGTACGATTTCTTCAACCGTGACAGATTGAAGGAGGACTTTCTCGGATATTTCAGAAATATGGTGAATCGCAACTATGTGAAGTGTGATGCAGCCTACAAGCATTTCGAGAAGTTCAGTAAAGGTAAATGTACATTTGAGATGCTTGATGTACTTTACTGTAACAAGTACATGGAATATCTCCTTGACACCAAAGTGTCATCAAGAGGTGGACATGTTATCAAGAAGTCTATTTCCAGAAATACGGCATCAGCCTATTGGAATGTGTTCAAGCAGGTCTTGACAAAGGCATACCGTGAGCGAAGACTGACAGATGATCTTGCCAGCCTGTTGGAAAACATTTCATGTACAACGCCAGTGAAGCAAAGTCTTACATTGGAGGAAGTTAGAAGAATGTATGCCACTGAATGTTCTATTCCGGTGGTTCGAAAGGCAGCTTTGTTCTCTTGTCTGACTGGTCTCCGTATCAGCGACATCCTGAGATTGAAATGGGAAAACATCCGTAGCTATGCTGATGGTGGATATTATCTGGATTTTATTTGCGTGAAGACAAAATGCCAGACCCAGGTTCCAATTGGCGATGATGCGTATGCTCTAATCCATCCAAAGACCAACAGAACATATATCTTCCAAGGTTTCAAACGTACTATGACGTATGGTGTGATGCAGAACTGGCTAAAAGAGTGCGGTATCGAAAAGCATATCACCTTCCATTGCTTCCGTCATACGTATGCCTCGTTGCAGCTCGAACTTGGTACAGACATCTATACAGTTCAGCATCTGCTTAACCATAAAAATGTCAGCACAACGCAGATCTACGCTTCTCATGCAAATCCAAAAACACGTGAGGCAGCAGGCAGAATTACGTTAACGAACGTAAAAGACGACGAGAAGCCAACAGAAAGC includes these proteins:
- a CDS encoding Abi family protein, producing MKADKIRKRISHYLGLQPIVLESWITSLTLLRNAYCHHSRV
- a CDS encoding helix-turn-helix domain-containing protein translates to MRILRKCEVCGEEFIATKITNKYCSKRCARVVHRKKEAEKKKKARESKKDDAQNLQSLEIASRPFLTPSDVAFLLGVSVTTVYRCFYSGTLKAVRLRRKTYVRREDLDKYFEEAGAYKKKSYKRKDDQEYYTLREIMEKYNIGRKAVWGRCDRLGIPKVYVGRNTFFSKKAVDAKFADLLEEIDLDNYYTMDQVMEMYGMTRTNAMSFVTYHKVPRVNRNGKAYYSKIHIDSIKQKGNEVDPDWYTYEEISEKYGLTKDQISYTLKNYDVRTEKRGKFTMIYRTDFDKITQQRMGNTKKVENLDGTERVIFQPKAQERACPPTPEGYYSTEEVAEMFKITIKHVGVMTRENKTPKIALKNFNFYEKKAIDILYNQKHKYADINDWITPEEMRDTYKMTHDAVRSFIHRHKIPSKVEYGVTYYSKQHIQALKTGYFEGRERYYSVEEAMKKYGMTKDIVQYYVKHYKVTKVKKGQFMFFRKEEFDRLMEKRFKNDDLKTDYTE
- a CDS encoding site-specific integrase, which translates into the protein MQVCKTVKLRMRDRRNGTKSLFLDFWPGYRDPETMELIRRRSLGMYIYADPANKQQKLYNDKILAKAEAIRCKVYIDVLDEKYDFFNRDRLKEDFLGYFRNMVNRNYVKCDAAYKHFEKFSKGKCTFEMLDVLYCNKYMEYLLDTKVSSRGGHVIKKSISRNTASAYWNVFKQVLTKAYRERRLTDDLASLLENISCTTPVKQSLTLEEVRRMYATECSIPVVRKAALFSCLTGLRISDILRLKWENIRSYADGGYYLDFICVKTKCQTQVPIGDDAYALIHPKTNRTYIFQGFKRTMTYGVMQNWLKECGIEKHITFHCFRHTYASLQLELGTDIYTVQHLLNHKNVSTTQIYASHANPKTREAAGRITLTNVKDDEKPTESKMCPKANKRK